In one Nicotiana sylvestris chromosome 8, ASM39365v2, whole genome shotgun sequence genomic region, the following are encoded:
- the LOC104224442 gene encoding SUN domain-containing protein 5: MKKLRNVENNDVVSRQDHYRPNKNSFRQLSLPLFFSFFCALLPFYSEFVHGNAGNSLAYAETVTNSSLNDEEFHNSTQPLLESVEKSCKTGVLLELNISVKISDSCSPKDNNATPEHSLQRTSALEDVVSSILGYNMLICQMQPPVEHNRRNEDRQLNGRTHLAYPNLEEFRNITKQEKRGSTASQLVNITHRLEPDGTPYNYASSSKGAKVVAHNKEAKGANNILNKDHDKYLRNPCSVGGKFFVIELADETLVDAVKIANFEHYSSMLKEFELSGSLVYPTETWNPLGTFVAENVKHAQCFKLPEPKWLRYLKLNLLTHYGSEFYCTISFVEVYGIDAIEQMLEDLIVSSPEPSADKMENLNKTAIISMIPDSGSDYRETKGVVQNMVEPANKGVENFDAEQSFKLDEAKKETTTPDFTPKRRKQSNGRTHGDAVLKILLQKVRALELNLSVLEQYIKELSKRQGDILPELDKELSHVSELLEKSKLEIKDLLIWKDNMEKENSDLESWKASVSAQLDLLVDGNRMLRLDVEKVVNDQESLEKKELAVFSISLSFACIAILKLVSERFQTAFQTGRGWTLILVSSSLTAFVTLLYS; this comes from the exons ATGAAGAAACTTCGTAATGTCGAAAACAACGATGTAGTTTCAAGACAAGATCATTATAGACCCAATAAAAATAGCTTCCGTCAGCTGTCTTTGCcgctcttcttttcatttttctgtgcTCTTCTCCCTTTTTATTCTGAGTTTGTTCACGGAAATGCAG GGAATTCCCTTGCCTATGCAGAGACTGTAACCAATTCTAGTTTGAACGATGAAGAGTTTCACAACTCCACTCAACCGCTTCTCGAAAGTGTAGAGAAGAGCTGCAAAACTGGAGTACTATTGGAACTCAACATATCAGTGAAGATTAGTGATTCTTGTAGTCCTAAGGATAACAATGCAACCCCTGAGCATTCGCTTCAGAGAACAAGTGCTTTGGAGGATGTAGTATCAAGTATTTTAGGTTACAATATGTTAATATGCCAAATGCAGCCACCAGTAGAGCACAACAGGCGTAATGAAGATCGGCAACTAAATGGAAGAACTCACTTGGCCTATCCAAATCTTGAAGAATTCAGAAACATTACAAAGCAAGAGAAGAGAGGGAGCACGGCAAGCCAGTTAGTAAATATAACCCATAGGCTTGAGCCTGATGGTACGCCTTACAATTATGCCTCGTCATCCAAGGGTGCTAAAGTGGTGGCCCACAATAAAGAAGCGAAAGGAGCAAACAACATACTGAACAAGGATCATGATAAGTATCTCAGGAACCCTTGTTCTGTGGGTGGGAAATTCTTCGTTATTGAGCTTGCTGATGAAACTCTAGTCGATGCAGTCAAAATTGCAAATTTCGAGCATTATTCATCTATGCTTAAAGAATTTGAATTATCTGGGAGTTTGGTATATCCAACTGAGACGTGGAATCCTCTGGGGACTTTTGTTGCTGAAAATGTCAAGCATGCTCAGTGTTTTAAGCTGCCCGAACCAAAATGGCTTAGGTACTTGAAGCTAAATCTGCTCACTCATTATGGTTCTGAATTTTATTGCACTATAAGTTTTGTCGAGGTGTATGGTATTGATGCAATAGAGCAAATGCTTGAGGATCTTATTGTCAGTTCTCCAGAACCTTCTGCTGATAAAATGGAAAATCTTAATAAAACTGCTATAATCTCTATGATACCAGATTCAGGTTCTGACTACCGTGAAACAAAGGGTGTCGTTCAAAATATGGTTGAACCGGCAAATAAGGGGGTAGAAAATTTTGATGCAGAGCAAAGTTTTAAATTGGATGAAGCAAAGAAAGAAACCACTACCCCTGATTTTACACCAAAACGTAGGAAGCAGTCAAATGGAAGAACTCACGGGGATGCAGTCCTAAAAATACTGTTGCAGAAGGTGAGAGCGCTTGAGTTGAACTTATCTGTCCTGGAGCAGTACATTAAAGAGCTGAGCAAGAGACAAGGTGACATTTTGCCTGAGCTAGACAAAGAACTTTCTCATGTTTCAGAACTTTTAGAGAAAAGCAAATTGGAGATCAAGGATCTCCTGATATGGAAAGATAATATG gagaaagaaaatagtgatcTTGAATCTTGGAAAGCTTCTGTCTCAGCTCAATTGGATTTATTGGTCGACGGAAATCGCATGCTAAG ATTAGACGTCGAAAAGGTTGTGAATGACCAAGAGAGTTTGGAAAAGAAAGAGTTGGCTGTGTTTTCAATCAGCTTATCTTTTGCATGTATTGCAATTCTTAAGTTAGTTTCAGAGAGATTTCAAACAGCATTTCAGACAGGCCGAGGTTGGACGTTGATTCTTGTTAGCAGCAGCCTAACTGCATTTGTCACATTGCTATACAGCTAA